Proteins found in one Triticum aestivum cultivar Chinese Spring chromosome 4D, IWGSC CS RefSeq v2.1, whole genome shotgun sequence genomic segment:
- the LOC123099611 gene encoding uncharacterized protein: protein MEITPSLALILVRVAAGDAEKLARLREICSWFRDPTMLYEEAIGIAGCLVDEEKATMRLNHDFPVEYLYWATMDAESDDPVQRYRWRAYKSSLYGDGASHGAGQGADQGGHGVDDGVGHGMALDVAGHGEATCVIALPAASSFNLHRRRLHAKEVALPHRSPPLLPPLSEECTLHRGAVEMEVQRSAKWIEEVEEPAS from the exons ATGGAGATCACTCCTTCACTGGCACTAATCCTTGTTCGGGTGGCCGCTGGCGATGCGGAGAAGCTGGCCCGGCTGCGCGAGATATGCTCGTGGTTCCGTGACCCGACGATGCTCTACGAGGAGGCGATCGGCATCGCCGGTTGTCTTGTGGACGAGGAGAAGGCCACCATGCGCCTGAACCATGATTTTCCAGTGGAGTACCTCTATTGGGCGACGATGGATGCGGAGAGTGACGATCCGGTGCAGAGGTACCGCTGGAGGGCCTACAAGTCTAGCCTGTATGGCGATGGAGCGAGTCATGGCGCTGGCCAGGGCGCTGATCAGGGCGGCCACGGCGTTGACGATGGTGTTGGCCATGGCATGGCTCTGGACGTGGCTGGTCATGGCGAAGCGACATGCGTCATCGCTCTCCCTGCTGCCTCGTCATTCAATCTGCATAGGAGGAGGCTGCATGCAAAGGAGGTGGCCCTACCTCATCGCTCTCCCCCCCTTCTCCCGCCGCTCTCCGAGGAATGCACGCTCCACCGAGGTGCAGTAGAG ATGGAAGTACAAAGAAGTGCAAAATGGATTGAAGAAGTGGAAGAGCCTGCAAGCTGA
- the LOC123096196 gene encoding putative protease Do-like 14 isoform X1: MFRNPRRAALLLAAGAAAAGAGRLLDRGDSATVVTVSASAPLRHLLSTAATGLFSSNPLFAPWQGDFTGSFPILNSFASASVPPANLSNHASGGNSDDSRCCPGCLGRNSIANAAAAVGPAVVNISCMQENGWLREKSLGSGTIIDPDGTILTCAHLVTDFQSTKPGLKGKVSVSLQDGREFEGVVLNFDHHSDIAVLKIKSKTPLPAARLGSSCKLRPGDWVVALGCPLSLQNTVTAGIVSCVDRKSSDLGLGGIRREYLQTDCAINIGNSGGPLVNLDGEIIGVNVMKLRDADGLSFSVPIDYVVKIVEHFKKNGRVVRPWLGLKMLDLNPMVIAQLKERSSSFPDVSKGVLVPMVTPGSPAERAGFAPGDVVTEFDGKPVETIKEIIGIMGDKVGVPFKVLVKRANNVPVTLTVTPEEADASR, from the exons ATGTTCCgcaacccgcgccgcgccgccctactcctcgccgccggcgccgccgcagcgGGAGCCGGGCGCCTCCTCGACCGCGGCGACTCCGCCACGGTCGTCACCGTGTCTGCCTCCGCGCCGCTCCGCCATCTCCTGTCCACCGCCGCCACGGGGCTCTTCTCCAGCAACCCCCTCTTCGCGCCGTGGCAAG GGGATTTTACAGGGAGTTTCCCTATACTAAACTCTTTTGCATCTGCATCGGTTCCACCCGCAAACCTGAGCAACCATGCCTCTGGTGGAAACTCTGATGATTCGAGATGTTGCCCAGGATGTCTAGGCAGAAACTCAATTGCCAATGCTGCAGCTGCAGTTGGTCCTGCTGTGGTGAATATTTCTTGTATGCAAG AAAATGGATGGTTGCGAGAGAAGAGCCTTGGATCAGGGACTATAATAGATCCAGATGGGACCATATTGACATGTGCCCATCTTGTTACAGATTTTCAAAGCACAAAACCAGGTCTAAAGGGGAAG GTTAGTGTGAGTTTACAAGATGGTCGTGAATTTGAAGGCGTAGTTCTCAATTTTGACCACCACTCAGATATCGCTGTTCTGAAGATCAAGTCCAAGACACCTTTACCAGCTGCAAGACTTGGATCCTCATGTAAGCTTCGACCAGGTGACTGGGTTGTTGCTTTGGGCTGCCCACTTTCTCTTCAGAATACAGTTACAGCTGGCATTGTAAG TTGTGTTGACCGGAAAAGTAGTGATCTGGGTCTTGGAGGAATACGAAGGGAGTATCTGCAAACAGATTGTGCCATCAATATC GGTAACTCTGGAGGTCCTCTTGTGAACCTCGATGGCGAGATCATTGGAGTTAATGTGATGAAACTTAGGGATGCTGATGGTTTGAGCTTTTCAGTACCGATTGACTATGTCGTGAAAATAGTGGAGCACTTCAAGAAAAATGG GAGAGTTGTACGCCCGTGGCTTGGTTTGAAGATGCTTGATCTTAATCCAATGGTCATTGCGCAACTTAAAGAAAGATCAAGTTCTTTCCCAGATGTAAGCAAAGGTGTGCTTGTTCCAATG GTTACACCAGGCTCGCCAGCCGAACGTGCAGGATTTGCTCCTGGGGACGTAGTCACTGAATTTGATGGTAAACCAGTGGAAACGATCAAAGAG ATCATTGGTATCATGGGGGACAAGGTTGGAGTGCCATTTAAAGTTCTTGTTAAAAGGGCGAACAATGTACCTGTGACTTTGACAGTTACGCCAGAGGAAGCAGATGCCAGCAGGTGA
- the LOC123096196 gene encoding putative protease Do-like 14 isoform X2, whose translation MFRNPRRAALLLAAGAAAAGAGRLLDRGDSATVVTVSASAPLRHLLSTAATGLFSSNPLFAPWQGDFTGSFPILNSFASASVPPANLSNHASGGNSDDSRCCPGCLGRNSIANAAAAVGPAVVNISCMQENGWLREKSLGSGTIIDPDGTILTCAHLVTDFQSTKPGLKGKVSVSLQDGREFEGVVLNFDHHSDIAVLKIKSKTPLPAARLGSSCKLRPGDWVVALGCPLSLQNTVTAGIVSCVDRKSSDLGLGGIRREYLQTDCAINIGNSGGPLVNLDGEIIGVNVMKLRDADGLSFSVPIDYVVKIVEHFKKNGRVVRPWLGLKMLDLNPMVIAQLKERSSSFPDVSKGVLVPMWITRLHQARQPNVQDLLLGT comes from the exons ATGTTCCgcaacccgcgccgcgccgccctactcctcgccgccggcgccgccgcagcgGGAGCCGGGCGCCTCCTCGACCGCGGCGACTCCGCCACGGTCGTCACCGTGTCTGCCTCCGCGCCGCTCCGCCATCTCCTGTCCACCGCCGCCACGGGGCTCTTCTCCAGCAACCCCCTCTTCGCGCCGTGGCAAG GGGATTTTACAGGGAGTTTCCCTATACTAAACTCTTTTGCATCTGCATCGGTTCCACCCGCAAACCTGAGCAACCATGCCTCTGGTGGAAACTCTGATGATTCGAGATGTTGCCCAGGATGTCTAGGCAGAAACTCAATTGCCAATGCTGCAGCTGCAGTTGGTCCTGCTGTGGTGAATATTTCTTGTATGCAAG AAAATGGATGGTTGCGAGAGAAGAGCCTTGGATCAGGGACTATAATAGATCCAGATGGGACCATATTGACATGTGCCCATCTTGTTACAGATTTTCAAAGCACAAAACCAGGTCTAAAGGGGAAG GTTAGTGTGAGTTTACAAGATGGTCGTGAATTTGAAGGCGTAGTTCTCAATTTTGACCACCACTCAGATATCGCTGTTCTGAAGATCAAGTCCAAGACACCTTTACCAGCTGCAAGACTTGGATCCTCATGTAAGCTTCGACCAGGTGACTGGGTTGTTGCTTTGGGCTGCCCACTTTCTCTTCAGAATACAGTTACAGCTGGCATTGTAAG TTGTGTTGACCGGAAAAGTAGTGATCTGGGTCTTGGAGGAATACGAAGGGAGTATCTGCAAACAGATTGTGCCATCAATATC GGTAACTCTGGAGGTCCTCTTGTGAACCTCGATGGCGAGATCATTGGAGTTAATGTGATGAAACTTAGGGATGCTGATGGTTTGAGCTTTTCAGTACCGATTGACTATGTCGTGAAAATAGTGGAGCACTTCAAGAAAAATGG GAGAGTTGTACGCCCGTGGCTTGGTTTGAAGATGCTTGATCTTAATCCAATGGTCATTGCGCAACTTAAAGAAAGATCAAGTTCTTTCCCAGATGTAAGCAAAGGTGTGCTTGTTCCAATG TGGATTACCAGGTTACACCAGGCTCGCCAGCCGAACGTGCAGGATTTGCTCCTGGGGACGTAG